In Daucus carota subsp. sativus chromosome 4, DH1 v3.0, whole genome shotgun sequence, one DNA window encodes the following:
- the LOC108218964 gene encoding somatic embryogenesis receptor kinase 2, whose protein sequence is MAAWDLVGLILVLHHVLMVAANMEGDALHNLRTSLQDPNNVLQSWDPTLVNPCTWFHVTCNNENSVIRVDLGNAALSGQLVPLGQLKNLQYLELYSNNISGPIPSDLGNLTNLVSLDLYMNSFSGPIPDTLGKLTRLRFLRLNNNSLSGPIPMSLTNITTLQVLDLSNNRLSGPVPDNGSFSLFTPISFANNLNLCGPVTGRPCPGSPPFSPPPPFIPPSTVQPPGQNGPTGAIAGGVAAGAALLFAAPAMAFAWWRRRKPREHFFDVPAEEDPEVHLGQLKRFSLRELQVATDTFSTILGRGGFGKVYKGRLADGSLVAVKRLKEERTPGGELQFQTEVEMISMAVHRNLLRLRGFCMTPTERLLVYPYMANGSVASCLRERQPSEPPLDWPTRKRIALGSARGLSYLHDHCDPKIIHRDVKAANILLDEEFEAVVGDFGLARLMDYKDTHVTTAVRGTIGHIAPEYLSTGKSSEKTDVFGYGIMLLELITGQRAFDLARLANDDDVMLLDWVKSLLKEKKLEMLVDPDLQNNYIDTEVEQLIQVALLCTQGSPMERPKMSEVVRMLEGDGLAEKWDEWQKVEVIHQDVELAPHRTSEWILDSTDNLHAFELSGPR, encoded by the exons ATGGCTGCTTGGGATTTGGTGGGGTTAATCTTGGTGCTTCATCATGTGCTCATGGTTGCTGCTAATATGGAAG GCGATGCATTACACAACTTACGAACTAGCTTGCAAGATCCCAACAATGTCCTGCAGAGCTGGGATCCAACCCTTGTGAACCCTTGCACATGGTTTCATGTGACATGTAACAATGAAAACAGTGTTATAAGAGT TGATCTTGGGAATGCAGCATTATCTGGTCAATTGGTTCCTCTTGGCCAGTTGAAAAATTTACAATACTT GGAGCTTTACAGCAATAACATAAGTGGACCAATTCCTAGTGATCTTGGGAATCTGACAAATTTGGTGAGCTTGGACCTATACATGAATAGCTTCTCTGGACCTATACCGGACACATTAGGAAAGCTTACAAGGCTAAGATTCTT GCGTCTCAACAACAACAGCCTCTCTGGTCCAATTCCAATGTCACTGACTAATATTACAACTCTTCAAGTCCT GGATTTATCAAACAATCGGCTATCAGGACCAGTACCGGATAATGGCTCATTTTCTTTGTTTACACCTATCAG TTTTGccaataatttgaatttatgtGGACCCGTAACTGGGAGGCCCTGCCCTGGATCTCCCCCATTTTCTCCACCACCTCCGTTCATCCCACCATCAACAGTACAGCCTCCAG GACAAAATGGTCCCACTGGAGCTATTGCTGGGGGAGTAGCTGCTGGTGCTGCTTTACTGTTTGCTGCACCTGCAATGGCATTTGCATGGTGGCGGAGAAGAAAACCGCGAGAACATTTCTTTGATGTGCCAG CTGAAGAGGACCCAGAAGTGCACCTTGGTCAACTGAAGAGGTTTTCTCTGCGAGAATTGCAAGTCGCAACGGATACTTTTAGTACCATACTTGGAAGAGGTGGATTTGGTAAGGTGTATAAGGGACGCCTTGCTGATGGCTCACTTGTAGCAGTTAAAAGGCTTAAAGAAGAACGAACACCAGGTGGCGAGCTGCAGTTTCAAACAGAAGTGGAAATGATTAGCATGGCTGTGCATCGAAATCTTCTGCGTCTACGTGGTTTCTGCATGACACCTACAGAGCGGCTTCTTGTATATCCATACATGGCTAATGGAAGTGTTGCGTCATGTTTAAGAG AGCGTCAGCCATCAGAACCTCCCCTTGATTGGCCAACTAGGAAGAGGATTGCACTAGGATCTGCTAGGGGGCTTTCTTATTTGCATGACCATTGCGATCCCAAGATTATCCATCGCGATGTAAAAGCTGCAAATATATTATTGGACGAAGAATTTGAGGCTGTTGTAGGTGATTTTGGGTTAGCTAGGCTCATGGATTACAAGGATACCCATGTTACGACTGCTGTAAGGGGTACCATTGGGCACATAGCTCCCGAGTACCTCTCGACTGGAAAGTCATCAGAGAAGACCGATGTCTTTGGTTATGGGATAATGCTCCTAGAGCTCATTACTGGACAGAGGGCTTTTGATCTTGCTCGCCTTGCGAACGATGATGATGTTATGTTGTTGGATTGG GTTAAAAGCCTTTTGAAAGAGAAAAAGTTGGAGATGCTGGTCGATCCTGACCTGCAGAACAATTACATTGACACAGAAGTTGAGCAGCTTATTCAAGTAGCATTACTCTGTACCCAGGGTTCGCCAATGGAGCGGCCTAAGATGTCAGAGGTAGTCCGAATGCTTGAAGGTGATGGCCTTGCAGAAAAGTGGGACGAGTGGCAAAAAGTTGAAGTCATCCATCAAGACGTAGAATTAGCTCCACATCGAACTTCTGAATGGATCCTAGACTCGACAGATAACTTGCATGCTTTTGAATTATCTGGTCCAAGATAA